Proteins co-encoded in one Gehongia tenuis genomic window:
- a CDS encoding ammonium transporter produces the protein MYTSADTIWVLLGAALVFFMQAGFAMVEAGFTRAKNAGNIVMKNLMDFALGTPIFWIVGFGLMFGAGGSIFGWFDPLVQADYAFLDLPVPLPVFLIFQTVFCATAATIVSGAMAERTKFSAYCVYSIVISAVIYPISGHWIWGGGWLAELGFHDFAGSTAVHMVGGVAALVGAKILGPRIGKYDKKGRPKAILGHSLTLGALGVFILWFCWFGFNGTSTLSATGEDTLVTMGTIFVNTNLAAAVAAVTTMCVTWIRYKKPDVSMTLNGALAGLVAITASCDLVSPAGAAIIGIVAGAVIVFGVEFVDKVLKIDDPVGAIGVHGICGALGTLLTGVLATDGGLVYGGGFRFLGVQALGVLAVIIWVAAAMTVVFQIIKHTIGLRVSKEEEIMGLDMTEHGLATSYADFMPMTGVAVGRARYGDGLPIPGETVPVVHKGTLPMQGNEIGATDGTGMFDGESRPRLTKLVLVFNQAKFEALKSAMNNIGVTGMTVSQVLGCGTQKGRTEYYRGVAVDMSLLPKVKVEIVVSKVPVQEVIDTAKRVLYTGHIGDGKIFVYDLQNVVKIRTGSEGYDALQDED, from the coding sequence ATGTATACATCGGCTGACACCATTTGGGTGCTGCTGGGAGCGGCGCTGGTATTCTTCATGCAGGCTGGTTTCGCAATGGTGGAGGCGGGCTTTACCCGGGCAAAGAACGCGGGAAACATCGTGATGAAAAACCTGATGGACTTTGCCTTAGGCACGCCTATCTTCTGGATTGTGGGTTTTGGGCTCATGTTTGGTGCGGGCGGCTCCATCTTTGGCTGGTTTGACCCTCTGGTTCAGGCGGATTATGCTTTTCTAGATCTGCCCGTACCCTTGCCTGTTTTTCTCATCTTCCAGACGGTGTTCTGCGCAACGGCGGCCACCATTGTTTCCGGCGCCATGGCGGAGCGCACCAAGTTCTCTGCCTATTGCGTCTATTCGATCGTTATCAGCGCTGTCATTTATCCCATTTCCGGGCATTGGATCTGGGGCGGTGGATGGCTGGCGGAACTGGGATTCCATGACTTTGCCGGGTCTACAGCGGTGCACATGGTGGGCGGTGTAGCGGCGCTGGTGGGTGCAAAAATCTTAGGACCCAGGATCGGTAAGTACGACAAGAAGGGCCGCCCCAAAGCTATCCTCGGCCACAGCTTGACCCTGGGAGCCCTGGGTGTATTTATCCTTTGGTTCTGCTGGTTTGGCTTCAACGGCACCTCCACACTGTCCGCAACCGGGGAGGATACACTTGTTACCATGGGCACTATTTTTGTGAACACCAACCTGGCGGCGGCGGTGGCCGCGGTAACCACGATGTGTGTCACTTGGATTCGCTACAAAAAACCGGACGTATCCATGACTTTGAATGGTGCGTTGGCGGGACTTGTGGCGATCACAGCCAGCTGCGACCTGGTCTCCCCGGCGGGCGCCGCCATCATCGGCATCGTCGCCGGCGCAGTCATCGTTTTTGGCGTGGAGTTTGTGGATAAGGTGCTAAAAATTGACGATCCTGTGGGCGCCATCGGTGTGCATGGCATTTGCGGCGCTCTGGGCACGCTGCTGACAGGGGTGCTGGCCACAGATGGCGGGCTTGTCTACGGAGGCGGATTTCGCTTTCTTGGGGTGCAGGCTCTCGGCGTCCTCGCGGTTATCATCTGGGTGGCGGCGGCCATGACGGTGGTCTTTCAGATCATCAAGCACACCATTGGCCTTCGGGTTTCCAAGGAGGAGGAGATCATGGGTCTAGATATGACGGAACACGGTCTTGCTACGAGCTATGCAGACTTTATGCCCATGACCGGCGTAGCGGTTGGAAGGGCTCGGTATGGTGACGGCCTGCCTATCCCGGGGGAGACGGTGCCGGTGGTGCATAAGGGAACGCTGCCAATGCAAGGGAACGAAATTGGGGCAACTGATGGAACGGGGATGTTTGACGGAGAAAGCCGGCCCCGGCTGACCAAGCTTGTGTTGGTGTTCAACCAGGCCAAGTTTGAGGCGCTGAAAAGCGCTATGAACAATATTGGCGTCACGGGCATGACCGTATCCCAGGTTTTGGGATGCGGTACCCAGAAAGGCCGCACCGAATACTATCGGGGCGTTGCCGTGGATATGAGCCTTTTGCCCAAGGTAAAGGTGGAAATTGTGGTGTCCAAGGTACCGGTTCAAGAAGTCATTGACACCGCCAAAAGGGTACTCTACACCGGGCATATCGGCGATGGTAAGATTTTTGTGTACGATCTTCAAAACGTGGTCAAGATTCGAACCGGCAGCGAAGGCTACGATGCTCTGCAAGATGAGGATTGA
- the asnA gene encoding aspartate--ammonia ligase, with product MTQTWIPEGYRSKLDLYDTQTAIGFLKRTFEDALAAALNLKRVSAPLFVDPATGLNDDLNGVERPVSFDIPAAGREAQVVHSLAKWKRMALYQYGFQPGEGLYTDMNAIRRDEELDNLHSVYVDQWDWEKVITPETRTRAYLKETVQAIVDAVCHTAVQLEKRYPGLTGTLSRKVSFVTTQELEDRYPDKTPKEREDAYLKERGTAFIMEIGGRLKSGGRHDGRAPDYDDWKLNGDIVFWSEVLGRAFEVSSMGIRVDPKSLDEQLTEAGCDERRKLPFHRMLLEGRLPLTMGGGIGQSRLSMLLLGKAHIGEVQASIWDDETRTACEKAGIHLL from the coding sequence ATGACCCAAACCTGGATACCGGAAGGCTACAGGTCCAAACTGGACCTGTACGACACGCAGACCGCCATCGGCTTTTTGAAGCGCACCTTTGAGGATGCCCTCGCAGCGGCCCTCAATCTGAAGCGCGTCTCGGCGCCCCTTTTTGTGGACCCGGCGACCGGGCTCAACGACGACCTGAACGGGGTGGAGCGGCCGGTATCCTTCGATATCCCGGCCGCCGGCAGGGAGGCCCAGGTGGTGCACTCCCTGGCCAAGTGGAAGCGGATGGCCCTTTACCAGTACGGCTTTCAGCCGGGCGAGGGACTTTATACCGACATGAACGCCATCCGCAGGGACGAGGAGCTGGATAACCTCCACTCCGTCTACGTGGACCAGTGGGACTGGGAGAAGGTGATCACCCCCGAGACCCGCACCCGGGCCTATTTGAAGGAAACGGTGCAGGCCATCGTGGACGCCGTGTGCCACACGGCCGTCCAACTGGAGAAGCGCTATCCCGGGCTCACCGGCACCCTCTCCCGCAAGGTCAGCTTCGTGACCACCCAGGAGCTGGAGGACCGGTACCCGGACAAAACCCCGAAGGAGCGGGAGGACGCCTACCTCAAAGAACGGGGGACCGCCTTCATCATGGAGATCGGCGGCCGGCTGAAGTCGGGCGGGCGGCACGACGGCCGGGCGCCGGACTACGACGATTGGAAGCTGAACGGCGACATCGTCTTTTGGAGCGAGGTGCTGGGCCGGGCCTTCGAGGTGTCCTCCATGGGCATCCGGGTGGACCCGAAGTCCCTTGACGAACAGCTGACGGAGGCCGGCTGCGACGAGCGGCGGAAACTGCCCTTCCACCGCATGCTCCTTGAGGGCAGGCTGCCCCTCACCATGGGCGGCGGCATCGGCCAGTCCCGATTGTCCATGCTGCTGCTCGGCAAGGCCCACATCGGCGAGGTGCAGGCATCCATCTGGGACGACGAGACCCGAACGGCCTGCGAAAAGGCGGGCATCCATCTCTTATAG
- a CDS encoding NUDIX hydrolase: MVEMLEVYDEAGQSLGVVSRGRAHREGLWHRVVHGWLVEDGPEGRRVYFQRRALTKKDFPGLYDIAAAGHIDPGEDRDEAMIRETGEELGLILAPEALAYLGQVRESFPPAGGFRDREICEVYRISAGAPAFRLGEEVDDMVYVNLIDFERWLVQGGALPARDLEGRPRTLSRANLLPHSEAYQRLLVQALKA, encoded by the coding sequence ATGGTGGAGATGTTGGAAGTCTATGATGAAGCGGGGCAGTCTCTGGGCGTGGTCAGCCGCGGCCGGGCCCATCGGGAGGGACTCTGGCACCGGGTGGTTCACGGCTGGCTGGTGGAGGACGGCCCGGAGGGAAGGCGGGTGTACTTCCAAAGGCGGGCGCTGACCAAAAAGGATTTTCCCGGGCTCTACGACATTGCTGCCGCCGGGCACATCGATCCCGGCGAGGACCGGGATGAAGCCATGATTCGGGAGACCGGGGAGGAGCTGGGCCTTATCCTGGCCCCGGAGGCGCTGGCGTATCTGGGTCAGGTGCGGGAAAGCTTTCCGCCGGCGGGCGGCTTCCGGGACCGGGAGATCTGCGAGGTGTACCGCATTTCCGCCGGCGCCCCGGCCTTTCGGCTGGGCGAGGAGGTGGACGATATGGTTTATGTTAACCTAATCGACTTTGAGCGGTGGCTGGTCCAGGGGGGCGCGCTTCCTGCCCGGGATCTGGAGGGCCGGCCCCGCACACTGAGCCGGGCCAATCTGCTGCCCCACAGCGAGGCCTATCAGCGCCTGCTTGTTCAAGCGCTGAAAGCATAA
- a CDS encoding glutamine synthetase III family protein, with translation MSNVTEIFGSLVFNDGVMRQRLPKDTYRALKRTIDEGRSLDRSVANVVASAMKDWAVEKGATHFTHWFQPMTGITAEKHDSFISPTAEGGVIMEFSGKELIKGEPDASSFPSGGLRATFEARGYTAWDPTSYAFIKDGTLCIPTAFCSYSGEALDKKTPLMRSMEVLNREAVRVLRLFGNGDVKRVVTTMGPEQEYFLVDKALWKRRKDLIYCGRTLFGAKPPKGQELEDHYFGAIRPRVSAYMKELDEELWKLGILAKTKHNEVAPAQHELAPIFTTTNVAADHNQLTMEIMKKVADRHGLVCLLHEKPFAGVNGSGKHNNWSLLTDTGTNLLEPGDSPAENAQFLLFLVAVIKAVDEYQDLLRLSVASAGNDHRLGANEAPPAIVSMFLGDELTAVLKAIETGAPYNGSGAAEMKVGVHVLPRFPKDTTDRNRTSPFAFTGNRFEFRMPGSTQSISGPNIVLNTIVAEELSLFADELEGAEDFETALNELIRRTLREHNRIVFNGDNYSDAWVEEAKRRGLLNLRSAAEALPYFVSDKNIALFTKHKVFSEKELRARCDIMLENYSKVVHIEGLTMLEMARRDILPGVLEYVKALADTAAAKKAVLPGDAAGVESALMERLSALAACLARRADALESALMAGKGAEDAAGEARYTRNHVFTAMQELRAVADEMETLTAAKYWPYPTYGELLFSV, from the coding sequence ATGAGCAATGTGACGGAGATCTTTGGAAGCTTGGTATTCAACGACGGGGTGATGCGCCAGCGCCTCCCGAAGGACACCTACAGGGCCCTCAAACGCACCATCGACGAGGGCCGGAGCCTGGACCGCTCGGTGGCGAACGTGGTGGCCAGCGCCATGAAGGACTGGGCCGTCGAGAAGGGCGCCACCCATTTCACCCACTGGTTCCAGCCCATGACCGGCATCACCGCGGAGAAGCATGACAGCTTCATCTCGCCCACGGCGGAGGGCGGCGTCATCATGGAGTTCTCCGGCAAGGAGCTCATCAAGGGCGAGCCGGACGCCAGCTCCTTCCCCTCCGGCGGGCTGCGGGCCACCTTTGAGGCCAGGGGCTACACCGCCTGGGACCCCACCTCCTACGCCTTCATCAAGGACGGCACCCTGTGCATTCCCACGGCCTTCTGCTCCTACAGCGGCGAGGCCCTGGACAAGAAAACGCCCCTCATGCGCTCCATGGAGGTGCTGAACAGGGAGGCCGTGCGGGTGCTCCGCCTTTTCGGCAACGGGGACGTGAAGCGGGTGGTCACCACCATGGGCCCGGAACAGGAGTACTTCCTGGTGGATAAGGCGCTTTGGAAAAGGCGGAAGGATCTCATCTACTGCGGGCGCACCCTCTTCGGCGCGAAGCCGCCCAAGGGCCAGGAGCTGGAGGACCACTACTTCGGCGCCATCCGGCCCCGGGTTTCCGCCTACATGAAGGAGCTGGACGAGGAGCTTTGGAAGCTGGGGATTCTGGCCAAGACCAAGCACAACGAGGTGGCCCCCGCCCAGCACGAGCTGGCGCCCATCTTCACCACCACCAACGTGGCCGCCGACCACAATCAGCTGACCATGGAGATCATGAAGAAGGTGGCGGACCGCCACGGCCTGGTGTGCCTGCTCCACGAGAAGCCCTTCGCCGGGGTGAACGGTTCGGGCAAGCACAACAACTGGTCCCTTCTGACCGACACCGGCACGAATCTGCTGGAACCCGGCGATTCCCCGGCGGAGAACGCCCAGTTCCTGCTCTTTTTGGTGGCGGTGATCAAGGCGGTGGATGAGTACCAGGATCTATTGCGGCTGTCGGTCGCCAGCGCCGGCAACGACCACCGGCTGGGAGCCAACGAGGCGCCGCCGGCCATTGTGTCCATGTTCCTCGGCGACGAGCTCACGGCGGTCCTCAAGGCCATCGAGACGGGCGCGCCCTACAACGGCAGCGGCGCCGCCGAGATGAAGGTGGGCGTGCACGTGCTGCCCCGCTTCCCGAAGGATACCACCGACCGGAACCGCACCTCGCCCTTCGCCTTCACCGGCAACCGGTTCGAGTTCCGCATGCCCGGGTCCACCCAGTCCATCTCCGGGCCCAATATCGTGCTCAACACCATCGTTGCTGAAGAGCTCTCTCTGTTCGCGGATGAACTGGAGGGCGCGGAGGATTTCGAGACGGCGCTCAACGAGCTCATCCGCCGCACCCTCCGGGAGCATAACCGCATCGTCTTCAACGGCGACAATTATTCGGACGCGTGGGTGGAGGAGGCGAAGCGCCGGGGCCTGCTCAATCTGAGGTCCGCCGCCGAGGCCCTGCCTTACTTCGTCAGCGACAAGAACATCGCTCTTTTCACGAAGCACAAGGTGTTCAGCGAAAAGGAGCTCCGCGCCCGGTGCGACATCATGCTGGAGAATTACAGCAAGGTCGTCCATATCGAGGGGCTCACCATGCTGGAGATGGCCCGGCGGGACATTCTGCCCGGCGTGCTGGAGTACGTGAAGGCGCTGGCGGACACCGCCGCGGCGAAGAAGGCCGTCCTTCCCGGGGACGCTGCCGGGGTGGAGAGCGCCCTCATGGAGCGGCTGTCCGCCCTCGCCGCCTGCCTTGCGCGCAGGGCCGACGCGCTGGAGAGCGCGCTCATGGCCGGAAAGGGCGCCGAGGATGCCGCCGGGGAGGCGCGGTACACCCGCAATCACGTGTTCACCGCCATGCAGGAGCTAAGAGCGGTGGCCGATGAGATGGAGACCCTGACCGCGGCGAAGTATTGGCCCTATCCCACTTACGGGGAGCTGTTGTTCTCCGTGTAA
- a CDS encoding class II glutamine amidotransferase, whose translation MLREGEFRNPSGCAISGIFARDGERLSGGTIAESIAVMHERSNGLGGGFAGYGIYPEYPDEYALHIFYDTPAARETCERFLERHFDIVNLSKIPTRKVKSITGEPLIWRYFCRPLAVKLAESQLDEGEFTMRSVMRVNSEISGAYVFSSGRNMGVFKAVGYPEDVAEFYRLEEYRGYGWTAHGRYPTNTPGWWGGSHPFALLEYSVVHNGEISSYDANRRTIEMYGYRCTLKTDTEVITCIFDYLHRRLGMTLTEIAEIIAAPFWSAIEDRDAAERARLTYLRTAFSGLNITGPFSILAGFDGGMMALNDRLKLRSMVVAEKNERVYMASEEAAIRAVCPDAENIHAPAGGEPVILRLKGEKDHA comes from the coding sequence ATGCTGCGTGAAGGGGAGTTTCGCAATCCGTCGGGCTGCGCCATCTCGGGGATCTTCGCCCGGGACGGGGAAAGGCTGTCCGGCGGGACGATCGCCGAGTCCATCGCGGTAATGCACGAGCGGTCCAACGGCCTTGGCGGCGGATTCGCCGGGTACGGCATCTATCCCGAGTATCCGGACGAATACGCCCTGCACATCTTCTATGACACCCCCGCGGCCAGGGAGACCTGCGAGAGGTTCCTGGAACGGCACTTTGACATCGTGAACCTGTCCAAGATCCCCACCCGCAAGGTGAAGTCCATCACCGGCGAACCGCTGATCTGGCGCTACTTCTGCCGGCCCCTCGCCGTGAAGCTCGCCGAGAGCCAGCTCGATGAAGGGGAATTCACCATGCGCTCGGTGATGCGGGTGAACAGCGAAATTTCCGGCGCCTACGTGTTCTCCAGCGGCAGGAACATGGGCGTTTTCAAGGCGGTGGGCTATCCCGAGGACGTGGCCGAATTCTACCGGCTGGAGGAATACCGGGGCTACGGCTGGACCGCCCACGGCCGCTATCCCACCAACACGCCGGGCTGGTGGGGCGGTTCCCACCCCTTCGCCCTTTTGGAATACTCCGTCGTCCATAACGGCGAGATCTCCTCCTACGACGCCAACCGGCGGACCATCGAGATGTACGGCTACCGTTGCACGCTCAAGACGGACACCGAGGTGATCACCTGCATCTTCGACTACCTTCACCGAAGGCTGGGGATGACCCTTACGGAGATCGCGGAGATCATCGCGGCGCCCTTCTGGTCCGCCATCGAGGACCGGGACGCGGCGGAGCGGGCCCGCCTGACCTATCTTCGCACCGCCTTCTCCGGGCTTAACATCACCGGCCCCTTCTCCATCCTGGCGGGCTTTGACGGCGGGATGATGGCGCTCAATGACCGGCTGAAGCTCCGCTCCATGGTGGTGGCGGAGAAGAACGAGCGGGTGTACATGGCCAGCGAGGAGGCGGCCATCCGGGCCGTCTGCCCGGACGCGGAAAACATCCATGCCCCGGCGGGCGGCGAGCCCGTCATCCTGCGGCTGAAGGGGGAAAAAGATCATGCTTAA